In Triticum aestivum cultivar Chinese Spring chromosome 5B, IWGSC CS RefSeq v2.1, whole genome shotgun sequence, the following proteins share a genomic window:
- the LOC123110384 gene encoding uncharacterized protein isoform X2, translating to METSIQTFMNTVKVIFEENTTEKVGASVKILTCGRLLYIYPYKRGFVLHYSRQTRPDVCSLLPAPPSSTLSPRNGQLHPSVPRRGSPLPRWPHHCNRNSTIVQPPTQCSSTQSGP from the exons ATGGAAACATCAATACAGACATTTATGAACACTGTCAAG GTTATTTTCGAGGAGAATACCACTGAAAAAGTTGGAGCCTCTGTCAAAATATTAACATGTGGCAGGTTgctctatatatatccatataaaaGAGGATTCGTGTTACATTAT AGCCGGCAAACGAGGCCAGACGTGTGCTCCTTGCTGCCAGCTCCGCCCTCCTCCACCCTATCTCCTCGGAACGGGCAGCTCCATCCATCGGTACCTAGAAG AGGTTCGCCTCTACCACGATGGCCACATCACTGCAACCGAAACTCCACCATTGTCCAGCCACCGACCCAGTGCAGCTCGACTCAATCTGGACCATAA
- the LOC123110384 gene encoding uncharacterized protein isoform X1, with protein sequence METSIQTFMNTVKVIFEENTTEKVGASVKILTCGRLLYIYPYKRGFVLHYSRQTRPDVCSLLPAPPSSTLSPRNGQLHPSVPRSTEVRLYHDGHITATETPPLSSHRPSAARLNLDHNLSGC encoded by the exons ATGGAAACATCAATACAGACATTTATGAACACTGTCAAG GTTATTTTCGAGGAGAATACCACTGAAAAAGTTGGAGCCTCTGTCAAAATATTAACATGTGGCAGGTTgctctatatatatccatataaaaGAGGATTCGTGTTACATTAT AGCCGGCAAACGAGGCCAGACGTGTGCTCCTTGCTGCCAGCTCCGCCCTCCTCCACCCTATCTCCTCGGAACGGGCAGCTCCATCCATCGGTACCTAGAAG CACAGAGGTTCGCCTCTACCACGATGGCCACATCACTGCAACCGAAACTCCACCATTGTCCAGCCACCGACCCAGTGCAGCTCGACTCAATCTGGACCATAACCTCTCTGGGTGTTAG
- the LOC123110383 gene encoding uncharacterized protein gives MMEAEGEDLWSMMAAETETAEEWKLARESECRLRNCECRWRSLCSPRIPRVAPGTDYSSTPAGAGAGAGADRPGWSLLVGLKDGVVLRLKRFRVARSGRILGRSDDALEAFHDIKTRTGRRFDASAALAPDGRSLCVLRQEDDGAGKQPHALHLTLQQPQTDTSPEHLPFPPEIQAGRSRNCMPISAAGHIFAVCPIVEYGVKLSLLMRPLHPLPEGGGVGQWEQVGQHKHDKDKYRWLGGGFLQGYAVLPGPLILISLKQDRGFFTFAPCFGSRDWTPVLTDETRPPRDYIPIAGRGVYMEQDNAIYMLRGNTIYAYKLSYIHQDQGDDQGRGRLRLDPPITIDSVCPYSSCHGCGFLTRLDGRLMCSVWISLAPRQQLEDCRCDNLHAIVTTFNLQDPAQGGIEVLHSSFRRVDMERNRENQEFCFLQEYEDKDCPVLLQHQEGHEKDLTSCSQQHVDQPSKMLDCCRRFLEMKDCPSFCFSCGTKGHVARDCSLPSQQPLPAMPHRTLVGCPSMQHRVPFERRPVATTSINKDLFIICQAGSELVIYHTGVMDETSLLQGGGDDGKLLQPSCYVAAYVGDGDYWHFFLHSGSKIHAVSRNRDGMLEFSLNKDRTMAMDRLSVRRLPSADTFVLFITVGGETIALTDTLKVFHQTRFSYGSTTWLRCKTDQSHVLHRKVMISGYVAVNDDSFIVCDALTGSCLLFDLGAKQWRVVMPWAAFAEDLPRTCPTKCHLNGRCVSVDGFIYTCRDGGLAAYQLLDKDHSVYLSEPILLPFSWLVDDCVGEDMCLDYAGKDVDSGAILFYVVQLQSGYRPPKHDVQITIVQVKTKATTSSKKREPVRVTPVDCVTRFIHHEEAVDARCCFAL, from the exons atgATGGAGGCGGAGGGGGAGGACTTGTGgtcgatgatggcggcggagacGGAGACGGCGGAGGAGTGGAAGCTGGCGCGTGAGTCCGAGTGCCGTTTGCGCAATTGCGAGTGCCGCTGGCGTAGTCTCTGCTCCCCCCGGATCCCCCGCGTGGCCCCCGGGACGGACTACTCTTCCACCCCCGCcggtgccggcgccggcgccggcgccgaccgCCCCGGCTGGTCGCTGCTCGTCGGCCTCAAGGACGGCGTCGTCCTACGGCTCAAACGCTTCCGCGTGGCGCGGTCCGGGCGGATCCTCGGCCGGAGCGACGACGCGCTCGAGGCTTTCCACGACATCAAGACGCGGACTGGTCGCAGGTTCGACGCCAGCGCCGCCCTGGCTCCCGACGGCCGCTCGCTCTGCGTCctgcgccaggaggacgacggtgcCGGCAAGCAACCCCATGCCCTGCACCTAACTCTGCAGCAGCCCCAGACAGACACATCTCCGGAGCATCTTCCTTTCCCGCCGGAGATTCAAGCAGGGAGGAGTCGTAACTGCATGCCCATCTCCGCCGCTGGCCACATCTTTGCTGTGTGCCCCATCGTAGAATAtggcgtcaagttgagcctcctcATGCGACCCCTGCATCCGCTCCCCGAGGGCGGGGGCGTGGGCCAATGGGAGCAGGTCGGCCAACACAAACACGACAAGGACAAGTACCGGTGGTTGGGCGGCGGGTTCCTCCAGGGCTACGCCGTGCTCCCCGGCCCCCTCATCCTCATATCCTTGAAGCAAGACCGCGGCTTCTTCACCTTCGCCCCTTGCTTCGGCTCCCGCGACTGGACCCCGGTGCTCACCGACGAAACAAGGCCGCCGCGAGACTACATCCCTATTGCCGGCCGCGGCGTCTACATGGAGCAAGACAATGCCATCTACATGCTCCGTGGGAACACCATCTATGCCTACAAGCTCAGCTACATACACCAGGATCAGGGTGATGATCAGGGGAGGGGGAGGCTCAGGCTGGATCCGCCCATCACCATCGACTCTGTATGTCCTTACAGTTCATGTCATGGGTGTGGCTTCCTCACCCGTCTCGACGGTCGGCTCATGTGCTCCGTCTGGATCAGCCTGGCACCACGTCAACAATTAGAAGATTGCCGGTGTGACAACCTACATGCCATTGTCACCACCTTCAACCTCCAAGATCCAGCTCAGGGGGGAATAGAGGTGCTGCATTCCTCTTTCCGCCGGGTAGACATGGAGCGCAATCGAGAGAACCAGGAATTCTGCTTTCTACA GGAGTACGAGGACAAGGATTGTCCGGTGCTGCTGCAACACCAAGAAGGGCATGAGAAGGATCTAACCAGCTGTTCCCAGCAACACGTCGACCAACCCTCCAAGATGCTTGATTGTTGCAG ACGGTTTCTCGAAATGAAAGACTGTCCAAGCTTTTGCTTTTCCTGCGGCACCAAAGGTCACGTTGCCCGCGACTGCTCTCTCCCGTCACAGCAGCCCTTGCCGGCAATGCCTCACCGCACGCTGGTTGGCTGTCCTTCAATGCAACACCGAGTCCCTTTTGAAAGGCGTCCGGTTGCTACAACAAGTATCAATAAAGATCTGTTTATCATCTGCCAAGCTGGGTCAGAACTAGTCATCTACCATACAGGCGTTATGGATGAGACTTCACTGTTGCAAGGAGGAGGAGACGACGGCAAGCTTCTCCAACCGTCGTGTTATGTTGCAGCATATGTTGGTGATGGTGACTATTGGCACTTTTTCCTTCACAGTGGCTCAAAAATACACGCCGTTTCGAGGAATAGAGATGGCATGCTTGAGTTTAGTCTGAACAAGGACCGTACGATGGCTATGGATCGTCTATCTGTACGGCGGCTGCCAAGTGCTGATACTTTTGTTTTGTTTATCACAGTTGGTGGAGAGACCATTGCCCTTACTGATACTCTGAAAGTTTTCCATCAGACAAGGTTCAGTTATGGATCCACCACGTGGCTGCGTTGCAAGACAGATCAGTCGCATGTTCTCCACAGGAAGGTTATGATATCTGGATATGTAGCAGTGAATGACGATTCCTTTATAGTCTGTGATGCTCTCACAGGTTCCTGTCTTTTGTTTGACCTGGGTGCCAAGCAATGGCGTGTTGTCATGCCTTGGGCAGCATTCGCAGAGGACCTGCCAAGGACTTGCCCTACAAAGTGCCATTTAAATGGTAGATGTGTGTCTGTCGATGGCTTTATCTACACATGCAGAGATGGAGGGCTTGCTGCTTATCAGCTGCTTGATAAAGATCATTCTGTGTATCTCAGCGAGCCCATCCTTTTGCCATTCTCATGGCTTGTGGATGATTGTGTGGGTGAGGACATGTGCTTGGATTATGCTGGCAAAGATGTGGACTCTGGTGCTATTTTGTTTTACGTGGTGCAACTGCAAA GTGGATATCGTCCGCCCAAGCATGATGTACAGATCACCATTGTCCAGGTTAAGACTAAAGCAACAACCAGCAGCAAGAAAAGGGAACCAGTGCGAGTTACCCCCGTGGACTGTGTCACGCGGTTCATACATCACGAGGAAGCCGTCGATGCCAGATGCTGCTTTGCGCTCTAG